In Deltaproteobacteria bacterium, the following proteins share a genomic window:
- a CDS encoding transglycosylase SLT domain-containing protein, with amino-acid sequence MNSTCRTLFLFLTAVLAMHISAAHARADGDEITRLLHLELPETVTFCGEQVPLAREDVAERLEYEMIVILGNPVTTTFWFKRSPRYFPLIESIIRARGLPEDLKYVALIESDLRADVTSPAGASGPWQFMESTGKSCGLDQDDCIDERRDWEYATQSALAHLADLKDRLGAWTLALAAYNAGEGRISRAMETQGENDFYGLRLPRETERYVFRAIAAKILLEHPYRYGVDLGDARLYRPNRVEAVEVNIDNGASLSVRELAHACGVSFRLFREYNPAILGTYLPAGRHRLFIPEGSRDAFIAALSRIQADAATEQKKQVAASPKKVFHTVKKGETLTGIAKHYRTDAETIRKLNKLKPREILKAGRVLEIPE; translated from the coding sequence ATGAACTCGACATGCAGAACCCTTTTTCTTTTCCTGACGGCAGTCCTTGCCATGCACATCTCTGCGGCCCATGCCCGTGCCGACGGGGATGAGATCACCCGGCTTCTCCACCTGGAGCTTCCAGAGACCGTCACCTTTTGCGGAGAACAGGTTCCGCTCGCCCGGGAAGACGTGGCCGAACGTCTCGAATACGAGATGATCGTCATCCTCGGAAACCCTGTCACAACGACCTTCTGGTTCAAGCGTTCACCCCGCTATTTTCCCCTTATCGAATCCATCATCCGGGCAAGGGGGCTTCCCGAGGATCTCAAGTACGTCGCTCTTATTGAAAGCGATCTCAGGGCCGATGTAACCAGCCCGGCAGGCGCATCTGGGCCATGGCAGTTTATGGAATCTACTGGCAAGAGCTGCGGTCTCGACCAGGACGACTGCATAGACGAACGGAGGGACTGGGAGTATGCCACACAGTCCGCCCTTGCGCACCTCGCCGATCTGAAAGATCGTCTCGGGGCCTGGACACTGGCCCTTGCCGCATATAACGCAGGGGAAGGAAGGATCTCCCGTGCCATGGAGACCCAGGGAGAGAACGACTTCTACGGCCTTCGCCTCCCCAGGGAGACGGAACGCTATGTCTTTCGTGCCATAGCGGCCAAGATCCTCCTCGAGCACCCGTATCGCTACGGGGTCGACCTGGGGGATGCACGGCTCTACAGGCCGAACAGGGTAGAGGCAGTAGAGGTCAACATCGATAATGGGGCCTCACTCTCAGTTCGTGAGCTCGCCCACGCATGCGGGGTCTCTTTTCGTCTCTTTCGGGAATACAACCCGGCAATCCTCGGTACCTACCTCCCGGCTGGCCGCCACCGACTTTTCATCCCTGAGGGAAGCAGGGATGCATTTATTGCCGCTCTTTCCCGGATCCAGGCGGACGCTGCCACCGAGCAAAAGAAGCAGGTGGCCGCAAGCCCCAAAAAGGTCTTCCATACCGTAAAAAAGGGGGAGACACTGACGGGTATTGCAAAACATTACCGCACTGACGCTGAAACCATCCGCAAGCTCAACAAGCTCAAACCCAGGGAAATCCTCAAGGCAGGCCGGGTCCTCGAAATCCCCGAGTAG
- a CDS encoding bifunctional homocysteine S-methyltransferase/methylenetetrahydrofolate reductase, producing MKGPFLEAVQERVLLGDGAMGTYLFEKGVEVGANIDLLNLTDPDLIISVHEDYIRAGSDLIETNTFGANRMKLPLRDGRSQVREVNLAGAALAARAAGKEILVAGSVGPTGLDFPLESGGMDPSAVKEVFYEQISALVEGGVDLVILETFTHPDELVLAISAARQCSAELPIVAQMVFPFQGRTSMGMDALACAERAIAAGASVFGTNCGRGVKAMLDAMKRLSVLRDRIPLSAFPNAGLPEILGHRTVYSAQPMYMARGLAEMIKLGARLVGGCCGTTPEHIRVFREHLHLKKGRTVVPASLVEVSAESYAEPEKTSGRGGLLDRLNGSRIPILVELDPPPHLDFTAVLTGARKLSEAGVDAITLADHPLAVLRADNLSLAHRIRSETGVSTVLHLTCRDRNVLALQSQIMAAHTLGIEAILAVTGDPAASSDQPGARGVFDMDSLGLIRTIQLYNSGMNLAGRPMKVHTSISIGCAFSYRPANPEIQIRRLEKKIELGARFVMTQPLFTSGDVEAMMNALHHLDHILIFPGIFPLISARNAEFLHNEIPGIVIPASIRKAIGRFEKVEDQRAFGLDLARRLIEEIASWTDGLYIVSPLNKWEIPHVLVREVRNAGWKGSGKAGQGGAHL from the coding sequence ATGAAAGGCCCCTTTCTCGAGGCCGTTCAGGAAAGGGTCCTCCTCGGCGACGGGGCCATGGGCACCTATCTTTTTGAGAAGGGGGTGGAGGTCGGCGCCAACATCGACCTCCTTAACCTGACAGACCCTGACCTCATCATCTCGGTCCACGAAGACTACATAAGGGCCGGCTCGGACCTCATCGAGACGAACACCTTCGGGGCCAACCGCATGAAGCTCCCGCTCAGGGACGGACGATCCCAGGTCCGGGAGGTGAACCTGGCAGGCGCCGCCCTTGCCGCACGCGCGGCTGGAAAAGAGATCCTGGTAGCAGGCTCGGTCGGGCCCACTGGCCTCGATTTTCCACTGGAATCCGGTGGTATGGATCCTTCAGCAGTGAAAGAGGTCTTTTACGAACAGATCTCGGCCCTGGTCGAGGGCGGAGTGGATCTCGTCATCCTCGAGACATTTACTCATCCGGACGAACTGGTCTTGGCTATATCCGCTGCCCGGCAATGTTCGGCCGAGCTGCCCATTGTTGCCCAGATGGTCTTTCCCTTCCAGGGCCGCACCTCCATGGGCATGGATGCGCTTGCGTGCGCAGAAAGGGCGATCGCAGCAGGGGCCTCGGTCTTCGGAACCAACTGCGGCCGCGGGGTCAAGGCCATGCTCGACGCCATGAAGCGTCTCTCTGTCCTTCGGGACAGAATCCCTCTCTCGGCCTTCCCCAACGCAGGGCTCCCGGAGATCCTCGGCCACCGGACGGTCTATTCGGCCCAGCCCATGTACATGGCCCGCGGCCTCGCTGAGATGATCAAGCTCGGGGCCCGGCTCGTGGGCGGCTGCTGTGGGACCACACCTGAACATATCAGGGTCTTTCGGGAACACCTGCATCTCAAAAAGGGCCGCACGGTCGTTCCTGCCTCCTTGGTTGAGGTCTCCGCTGAGTCATACGCCGAGCCTGAAAAGACCTCCGGCCGGGGGGGCCTTCTCGACAGACTGAACGGGAGCCGGATCCCCATCCTGGTCGAGCTCGATCCGCCGCCCCACCTGGACTTCACAGCGGTCCTGACAGGGGCGCGTAAGCTCTCCGAGGCGGGAGTAGATGCTATCACCCTCGCGGATCATCCCCTTGCAGTCCTTCGGGCTGACAACCTCTCCCTTGCCCACCGCATCCGATCCGAGACAGGTGTCTCCACTGTCCTCCACCTCACCTGCCGGGACCGGAACGTCCTGGCCCTCCAGTCCCAGATCATGGCCGCCCACACCCTCGGGATCGAAGCAATCCTCGCAGTCACCGGGGATCCCGCTGCCTCAAGCGATCAGCCCGGGGCCCGGGGGGTCTTCGACATGGATTCCCTCGGCCTCATCCGGACCATCCAGCTCTACAACTCTGGCATGAACCTGGCAGGCCGGCCCATGAAGGTCCATACCTCGATCTCCATAGGTTGCGCCTTCAGCTACCGGCCTGCGAATCCAGAGATCCAGATCCGACGGCTTGAAAAAAAGATCGAACTCGGGGCCCGATTCGTCATGACCCAGCCCCTTTTTACCTCAGGTGACGTGGAGGCCATGATGAACGCACTCCACCATCTCGATCATATCCTCATCTTTCCCGGCATCTTTCCCCTCATCTCCGCCCGAAATGCCGAATTCCTCCATAACGAGATCCCTGGAATCGTCATCCCTGCATCCATACGGAAGGCCATCGGCCGCTTCGAAAAGGTAGAGGACCAACGGGCCTTCGGCCTCGATCTCGCACGCAGACTTATCGAAGAGATAGCGTCCTGGACGGATGGGCTCTACATCGTGAGCCCCCTCAACAAATGGGAGATCCCCCACGTCCTTGTCAGGGAGGTGAGAAACGCGGGCTGGAAAGGGAGCGGAAAGGCAGGCCAAGGAGGGGCACACCTATGA
- a CDS encoding SurA N-terminal domain-containing protein has translation MLDIIRKNASSWLVRFILGAIAIVFVFWGIGSFRSGRLSMAAKVNGETILAETYRRAYSNAIERYQEMFQGKIPEGFLDQIQLKQQVLDSLINEVLVQQEARRLGVIASDDEVRAEILRMPTFQENGRFNQGLYNRALRSARLTAPEFEEDVRKRIIFNKITTLAASGLDITEIEAQNHFDFENERIDIAFVRIDPSMCEKSVTFTPEDLSSWFDAHKEDYKTAPRLVISSLLIKRADLEKETTPTDEEISAFYADHTEDFKVAEQRKVRHILLRIPKDADDKKVEELRAQAEGLAERIRKGEDFAEVAKKYSQDPGSAGKGGELGPFSRGAMVKPFEDAVFAMQKGEISGPVRTPFGWHVIKLEEILPERTRELAEVRDEIARTISRERTERLLWEKARAAYDSIIASGGLEPYAEKEKVRLEKSGPFEEASPPAYLSHATEAVKALFALEAGELSSILTVPQGILIAEVLEKENARIPELSEVKDRVTRDFVRARSKDLCRDKARSLLASAREKGLCEAAAAQGDACEKSGFFSRSDQTGGGKLPPAVTTQALNLSATNPLPGDVLEANGSFYVIGFMGRQDGDPSRFESEKDTLKRRLLEEKRNMLLTEWLNLLRKRAEIRISPDMAS, from the coding sequence ATGCTTGACATCATCCGCAAGAACGCCAGCTCCTGGCTCGTCAGGTTCATCCTCGGGGCCATCGCCATCGTCTTTGTCTTCTGGGGAATCGGATCGTTCCGTTCTGGACGTCTTTCCATGGCCGCAAAGGTGAACGGGGAGACGATCCTCGCCGAGACGTACCGGCGCGCCTATTCGAACGCGATCGAACGCTACCAGGAGATGTTCCAGGGCAAGATACCCGAGGGCTTTCTCGACCAGATCCAGCTCAAGCAGCAGGTCCTCGATTCCCTCATCAACGAGGTCCTCGTCCAGCAGGAGGCACGCCGCCTTGGGGTCATTGCGAGCGATGACGAGGTGAGGGCCGAGATCCTTCGAATGCCGACATTCCAGGAAAACGGCCGGTTCAACCAGGGTCTCTACAATCGCGCGCTCCGCTCCGCCCGCCTGACAGCGCCGGAATTCGAGGAGGACGTTAGAAAAAGGATCATCTTCAACAAGATCACAACGCTCGCTGCTTCCGGGCTCGACATCACCGAAATCGAGGCGCAAAACCACTTCGATTTCGAAAACGAAAGGATCGACATCGCCTTCGTCCGGATCGACCCCTCCATGTGTGAAAAATCCGTGACATTCACACCAGAGGATCTCTCCTCCTGGTTCGATGCCCACAAAGAGGACTATAAGACTGCTCCACGCCTTGTCATCTCATCCCTCCTTATCAAACGAGCTGATCTGGAAAAGGAGACCACGCCCACAGACGAGGAGATCTCTGCCTTTTATGCGGATCACACGGAAGACTTTAAGGTCGCGGAACAGAGGAAGGTCCGGCACATCCTCTTGAGGATCCCGAAGGACGCGGACGACAAGAAGGTGGAGGAGCTGAGGGCACAGGCCGAAGGACTTGCCGAACGGATTCGTAAGGGCGAGGACTTTGCCGAGGTTGCGAAAAAATACTCCCAGGATCCGGGAAGTGCTGGCAAGGGCGGAGAACTCGGGCCTTTCTCCCGGGGCGCCATGGTAAAACCTTTTGAGGATGCCGTCTTCGCCATGCAGAAGGGTGAAATAAGCGGCCCGGTCCGCACCCCCTTTGGCTGGCACGTTATCAAACTCGAGGAGATTCTTCCGGAACGGACCCGCGAACTGGCTGAGGTCAGGGACGAGATTGCACGAACGATCTCCAGGGAAAGGACGGAGAGACTCCTCTGGGAAAAGGCCAGGGCTGCCTATGACTCCATCATCGCCTCCGGAGGGCTTGAGCCATACGCGGAAAAGGAAAAGGTCCGACTGGAAAAATCAGGTCCTTTTGAGGAGGCATCCCCTCCTGCCTACCTTTCCCATGCAACCGAGGCGGTTAAGGCCCTCTTCGCCTTAGAGGCCGGGGAACTGAGCTCCATACTCACGGTCCCCCAGGGGATCCTGATCGCCGAGGTCCTTGAGAAGGAAAATGCCAGAATCCCCGAACTCTCAGAGGTAAAGGACAGGGTGACGCGGGATTTTGTCCGGGCGCGCAGTAAGGACCTCTGCCGGGACAAGGCCCGATCCCTCCTTGCCAGCGCCCGGGAGAAGGGTCTTTGCGAGGCAGCGGCCGCCCAGGGGGATGCATGTGAAAAGAGCGGTTTCTTCTCCCGCTCGGACCAGACCGGTGGAGGAAAGCTCCCACCGGCCGTCACCACCCAGGCGCTGAATCTATCCGCCACCAACCCCCTGCCAGGGGATGTCCTTGAAGCAAACGGGAGCTTCTACGTGATCGGATTCATGGGAAGACAAGACGGGGATCCATCCAGGTTCGAGTCGGAAAAGGATACACTCAAAAGACGACTCCTCGAAGAAAAACGGAACATGTTGCTCACGGAGTGGTTGAACCTGTTGAGAAAGCGCGCTGAGATCCGGATTTCCCCGGACATGGCGTCATGA